GAGGACGACCAACACCTGGGCGTTTGACCGCGCCTTGTGCCATTAGTTGCTCAAATACCACTGCTTCATGACGTTCACCAACAGTCAGCAAAAATGTAATAGGTTTGCCATTACCATCGCAACGCAGATGAATCTTGGTGCTAAAACCACCTTTAGAACGTCCCAAAGCCTCTCTTTGTTGTACCTGTTCAATTACAGATAACTCACTTTCGGGGTCTAGCTCCCCCTTTTTGCTCCGGCCGAATGTTGGTGGGCACGGATAACGCTACCATCTACATAATGTACTTCCCAATCCAGTTGCCCCGAAGCATCAGCTTGTTGTTGCAAGGACTGTAGAATCTTTTGCCAGATGCCACTTCTACGCCAACGGTAAAATCTACCTGCGACTGTCTCCCACTCTCCATAACGTTCTGGGAGGTCGCGCCACGGCGCTCCGGTTCGTAAAATCCACAACATACCGTTAATCATTGTGCGGTGGTCTTTGCTCGGACGGCCTGTTTTTGGTTTTTGAGCGGGAAGCAGCGGCATCAGGAGCTTCCATTGTCGCTCTGTCAAGTCGCCCCGACTTTGCGGTGGAAGGATCATAGATAAATGTTAACTTCGTTAATTTTTAGTATTCTCAACCATTTTACCGAGTTTTAAAACACGCCCTACAATTTGTGCATTGGGGCCGCCTAATTCTTGCCAGTTAGTAATTTTTCCGGCGTAGATTGACTTTAACTGATTAGTTGTTAAATTAGTTACACCTTTAACGCTGTTGTGTGTAAAAACAACGAGTAAATCTTGAGCTAATTCACGGTATTGAATTTTACCGTTATCTTCTTCTGGCTTTAGCTTGTGACTGCTACCTGCAATATCGACGATATCATTTTTAAGTGCCGCGATCGCACCTTCTGATTGACTGTGAGAGATAAACTCTACTTTGGCTGTTTTATTTTGAGCTTGATAAGCTTCTGTTAATACTTTTAAAACTGTGATAGATGAACTAGAACCAGCAATTTTGATGGGTGGCTGGGTTTGTACATCATTTTGACTAGTAGTTTGACTAGAATTGTTTGTGGTTGTTGATTTGATAGCGTTACAACTACAGAGTCCTAGCACGACTAATCCTAAGATAACTCGCGCAGTAATAATTTTCATCATGAGTCAGCAAATACCCAAAATAATTCTCAGTTTATAATACCCAAATACTTAGGCGAAATAACAGCCTATCAAGGTGAAATTACGGGGTAAATAATTAATTATTTCAACAGTAATACTTGTAAATATTGATAAGTTTTGTATCACTACTAATACCAAGATTTTGTTAGTGTGTTTGTGCTGGCGATCGCACTATTTTTATACAAACAAATAAAATCACGAAGTTTAAATTTACTGGCGCATTCTGCAAACACCCTATAAAATCAGACTCAATCTTTATGTTGATATCAATTATTGCTATTACCTAGCAGGAAAATTACTATGCAAAAAATTAATAAATATGTGTTTTTAAGTTTAACTGCTGTTGGTTTATCAGTAGGTTATTCCAATTTATTTGCTACAGAAACTCATGTTCAAACAGTACCGAA
This window of the Nostoc sp. HK-01 genome carries:
- a CDS encoding phosphate transport system substrate-binding protein, giving the protein MMKIITARVILGLVVLGLCSCNAIKSTTTNNSSQTTSQNDVQTQPPIKIAGSSSSITVLKVLTEAYQAQNKTAKVEFISHSQSEGAIAALKNDIVDIAGSSHKLKPEEDNGKIQYRELAQDLLVVFTHNSVKGVTNLTTNQLKSIYAGKITNWQELGGPNAQIVGRVLKLGKMVENTKN
- a CDS encoding transposase and inactivated derivatives-like protein, which produces MILPPQSRGDLTERQWKLLMPLLPAQKPKTGRPSKDHRTMINGMLWILRTGAPWRDLPERYGEWETVAGRFYRWRRSGIWQKILQSLQQQADASGQLDWEVHYVDGSVIRAHQHSAGAKRGS